Sequence from the Clostridium botulinum genome:
CATATATCCACTTAGTTTTTGGGACACTTACTATAATATAGAATTCATCATTTTCTAAATTAATTTTTCCATTTTTAAACTCATCATAAACCCTTGAAGCCATGGAAATATGTACCTTAAGCTTCACTTCAATTAATTCTTCCTTTGGTGACATATCATAACTAATATTTAATGGTGGTGTATTTACAAATGTATCTTTTAATATTTCTATCTTTTCTATTCTTGTTAATTTAAAAAATCGCATATCTTTTCTTTTTCTGCAATATCCATATATATACCAATTATATCCTTTGAATATCAATTTGTATGGTTCTACAATACGCTCTGACCTCTCACCTTTATTGCTAAAATAAGAAATATATACTGCCTTTGAGTTAATAATACTATCTTTAATAATTTTAAAGTTTTCTTTGTCCTCTTTACTTTGCTCCCAACCTGAAAAATCAATCTCTATCCAATCAATTACATTCTTCCTAAATAAACTTCTTAGTTTTAAAAAAGAATCATCTACATTTATCTGTCCTGTAGCATTTACACTTTGTAATGCCATAAGCACTTGTTTCTGCTCACTATCAGACAATATGGTTTTATCTATAGAATAATTGTCTAAAATAGAAAGCCCTCCACCTTTACCCTGAGCTGAACAAATTGGTATACCATTTGTAGATAATATTTCAATATCTCTGTATATAGTTCTAACAGACACATCAAATCGTTCTGCTAATTCTGTAGCAGTAACACTCTTTTTACTAACTAATATATTTACAATAGAAAATAATCTATTTATTTTCATTTAATTTCCTCACTAAAAAATATATATTTTCATACAAATTATACCATTCAAATTCATAATGTTATATATACTATTTTTCTATATTACTTTAATTTTTATTGTGAATTATGTAATAATAAAAAAGCGTCTAGTTGTGAACTAGACACTTACAAAAATTATTCAAATATATCAGTTAAATTTATTTTTAAATCCGAAAATACAGTTGAACTATATTCATCACTATTCTTATATACATTAACTATCTGATATGCT
This genomic interval carries:
- a CDS encoding helix-turn-helix transcriptional regulator encodes the protein MKINRLFSIVNILVSKKSVTATELAERFDVSVRTIYRDIEILSTNGIPICSAQGKGGGLSILDNYSIDKTILSDSEQKQVLMALQSVNATGQINVDDSFLKLRSLFRKNVIDWIEIDFSGWEQSKEDKENFKIIKDSIINSKAVYISYFSNKGERSERIVEPYKLIFKGYNWYIYGYCRKRKDMRFFKLTRIEKIEILKDTFVNTPPLNISYDMSPKEELIEVKLKVHISMASRVYDEFKNGKINLENDEFYIIVSVPKTKWIYDYFLGFGNSLEILEPLGMREELKKKVEEIIKKYL